A window of Candidatus Dojkabacteria bacterium contains these coding sequences:
- a CDS encoding DUF1801 domain-containing protein translates to MAELKTKPTDASVEDFINSVENKTRREDSQVLLKLYKKVTGLEPQMWGTAIVGYGMYHYKSERSSQEGDWPLVAFSPRKQSLTLYVMRGFEGIEHLVEKLGKCKTSVGCLYINKLADVDMDVLEEIVKKSYVDAKRIFGEKK, encoded by the coding sequence ATGGCAGAACTAAAAACAAAACCAACGGACGCTAGTGTAGAGGATTTCATCAATTCAGTAGAGAATAAGACTCGCCGAGAGGATTCTCAAGTACTATTGAAACTGTATAAGAAGGTCACAGGCCTTGAGCCGCAAATGTGGGGTACAGCAATAGTTGGTTACGGCATGTATCATTACAAATCCGAACGTAGTAGCCAGGAAGGCGATTGGCCGCTTGTAGCTTTCTCACCGCGTAAACAGAGCCTCACCCTATATGTGATGCGTGGCTTCGAAGGAATTGAACATCTGGTTGAGAAGCTTGGTAAGTGCAAGACAAGCGTGGGCTGTCTTTATATCAACAAGCTCGCAGATGTAGATATGGATGTACTTGAGGAGATAGTCAAGAAATCGTACGTGGATGCTAAGAGGATTTTCGGCGAGAAAAAGTAG
- a CDS encoding PQQ-dependent sugar dehydrogenase: MSRRKKIFLSVLSALILLLLVPLGYIVYQILETQSVVQTQEFVEDDGDDKWDYFISDEIPEFTEETVLTGLDKPWDMGMFTDGTFILTEKPGRINYYDGEEVTVLETPSDAYIRGEGGMLSLAVDPQFDQTNYIFVCFNSELDNEPDVRVVRYSFDKENKQLSDREDIITGMPSNASGRHSGCQLEFGPDNNLWVGTGDAADSSNPQDPKNLGGKILRVDRDGQAVEGNLESPFDPRIYSYGHRNTQGLAFFDTEAGFDSLGVSVEHGSIIDDEVNNLIPGNFGWDPNPNYNEFGVPMTDRGKFPDAIPALWSSGRSTEATSGATIAYGSQWKAWDQALFIGVQKNKKVIVLEFNRDLTLKRETVLFEGKYGRIRTVIRGTDGHLYFLSDNGGGEDVIVRLVAE, encoded by the coding sequence ATGAGCAGACGCAAAAAGATCTTCCTTTCAGTTCTTTCCGCTTTAATCTTACTCCTGCTTGTCCCACTCGGTTACATTGTATATCAGATCCTTGAGACGCAAAGTGTCGTGCAAACCCAGGAATTTGTCGAAGACGATGGCGATGATAAGTGGGACTACTTTATCTCAGACGAGATACCAGAATTTACCGAGGAGACAGTACTCACAGGGCTCGATAAGCCATGGGATATGGGGATGTTTACAGATGGAACATTCATCCTTACTGAGAAACCCGGACGAATCAATTACTACGATGGTGAGGAGGTAACCGTCCTGGAGACCCCTAGCGACGCATACATAAGAGGCGAGGGTGGAATGCTTTCTCTCGCCGTTGACCCTCAATTTGACCAGACAAATTATATTTTTGTCTGCTTTAATAGCGAGCTTGATAATGAGCCTGACGTGCGGGTTGTTAGATACAGCTTCGACAAAGAAAACAAACAGCTTTCAGATAGAGAAGATATCATCACCGGAATGCCTTCGAATGCAAGTGGCCGCCACTCGGGTTGTCAGCTTGAATTTGGCCCGGACAACAATCTCTGGGTGGGAACAGGCGACGCGGCAGATTCGTCAAACCCACAAGACCCCAAAAACTTAGGTGGTAAGATTCTGCGAGTAGATAGGGACGGACAAGCTGTCGAAGGCAACTTAGAGTCTCCATTTGACCCACGAATCTATAGCTACGGTCACAGAAACACACAAGGGTTAGCGTTTTTCGATACCGAGGCAGGATTTGATTCGCTGGGAGTGAGTGTAGAGCATGGCTCAATAATTGATGACGAGGTGAATAATCTGATACCTGGTAATTTTGGATGGGATCCAAATCCGAATTACAATGAATTTGGCGTACCTATGACCGATAGGGGGAAGTTCCCAGATGCTATCCCAGCTCTCTGGTCATCTGGACGATCTACAGAGGCCACTTCAGGTGCCACAATTGCATACGGCTCACAGTGGAAAGCCTGGGATCAAGCGCTATTTATAGGCGTGCAGAAAAATAAGAAGGTGATTGTGTTGGAATTTAACCGCGATCTTACTTTGAAGCGCGAGACAGTGCTGTTCGAAGGTAAATATGGTCGGATCAGGACAGTCATCAGGGGGACTGACGGGCATCTTTATTTTCTGAGTGACAATGGGGGAGGGGAGGATGTTATTGTGAGGCTTGTGGCTGAGTAG
- a CDS encoding DNA-3-methyladenine glycosylase, which yields MNRLEEVKHFFEQQDPAIYAQLLTMLDLEPISKTSSDQYFIKLCRSIIYQQLSGKAAGTIYGRYEQLFDGEITPEKVVAIEQAKLRNAGLSNAKGNYVKNIAAAALDGTVQFEKLDDKDDQYVIDHLTQIKGVGQWTAEMFLMFTLGREDVFSLGDLGLRKGFQKLYGYKKIPSSKTILSRSKRWSPYRTYASMALWSAADS from the coding sequence ATGAATCGATTAGAAGAAGTAAAACATTTTTTTGAGCAGCAAGATCCAGCCATTTATGCACAGCTGCTGACTATGCTTGACCTTGAGCCCATCAGCAAGACTTCTTCAGACCAGTACTTTATCAAGCTTTGCCGCTCGATAATTTACCAGCAGCTATCGGGAAAGGCAGCTGGGACGATATATGGAAGGTATGAGCAGCTTTTTGATGGAGAAATCACACCCGAAAAAGTTGTGGCAATTGAGCAGGCAAAGCTCAGGAATGCGGGACTTTCGAATGCCAAAGGCAACTACGTCAAGAATATCGCAGCCGCAGCACTCGATGGCACGGTGCAGTTTGAAAAGCTTGATGATAAAGATGATCAGTATGTGATTGACCACCTTACGCAGATCAAAGGGGTTGGTCAGTGGACTGCTGAGATGTTTCTGATGTTTACGCTTGGGAGGGAAGATGTTTTCTCTCTCGGAGATTTAGGGCTAAGAAAAGGTTTCCAAAAGCTATATGGCTATAAGAAAATACCTAGTTCCAAGACAATTTTGAGCAGGAGTAAGAGATGGTCTCCTTATAGAACATATGCTTCAATGGCTCTCTGGAGTGCAGCGGATAGTTAG
- a CDS encoding M20/M25/M40 family metallo-hydrolase — MDNYRQLLAQFVQLRSISTDPQYHKEIVKTTEWLKKLFQENNFEVEIIEGYENPVVFAQYITDKGYESVLVYGHYDVQPATVEDGWDSDPFELTERDGKLFARGVVDNKGQILAHISSVIDLIESGELKYNVKFLIEGNEETGGSGVGQLLKDQQEKLSADHIVISDGELPYKPVITASFRGTFNLTVKYKTAAMNLHSGLYGGNVPNAAQELAKLIASLYDEQYKSTIQHLYDGQDEMSDSDLGNCKVMDKEKEASIKHAGVKKIFGGEHDSFSANLGFTTMYTVSGFKSGYTGEGYSNIVPSQAEARINFRVAASQNPQDVYYRFEKFVKENTPEYVDWEIVNLTEFTKPVRVDLTSPKHVEVNELLSEVYGEEVLVDYCGATIPVVVDFKEELGVDPLLISLGNDDCNMHGPNENFDLGLVEKALHFSKRFFSKN, encoded by the coding sequence ATGGACAACTACCGCCAGCTGCTCGCCCAATTCGTGCAACTTAGAAGTATCTCGACCGATCCTCAGTACCATAAGGAGATCGTTAAAACCACAGAGTGGCTCAAGAAGCTGTTTCAAGAGAATAATTTCGAGGTAGAGATAATAGAAGGGTACGAGAATCCAGTGGTTTTTGCCCAGTATATTACCGACAAGGGATATGAGAGCGTGCTGGTCTATGGCCACTACGATGTGCAACCAGCTACTGTTGAGGATGGGTGGGATAGTGACCCGTTTGAATTGACCGAGCGTGATGGGAAGCTATTTGCAAGAGGCGTAGTAGATAATAAGGGGCAAATCTTAGCCCATATCTCATCGGTGATTGATCTAATTGAGAGTGGCGAGCTCAAATACAACGTGAAATTCCTGATCGAGGGTAATGAAGAAACTGGTGGAAGCGGTGTAGGGCAGTTATTGAAAGATCAGCAAGAGAAATTGTCTGCTGACCATATCGTCATCTCTGATGGGGAGCTACCATACAAGCCAGTGATTACAGCCTCATTCCGTGGTACCTTCAATCTTACGGTGAAGTATAAGACGGCTGCAATGAACTTGCACTCGGGATTATATGGGGGAAATGTGCCAAACGCAGCTCAGGAGCTAGCTAAATTGATCGCCTCGCTTTATGACGAACAGTACAAGTCGACTATTCAGCATCTCTATGATGGTCAAGATGAGATGAGCGACTCCGACCTAGGCAACTGCAAGGTTATGGATAAAGAGAAAGAGGCAAGCATTAAGCACGCCGGCGTGAAGAAAATATTTGGCGGTGAGCATGACAGCTTTAGCGCGAATCTCGGATTTACTACGATGTATACAGTCAGCGGATTTAAGTCTGGCTATACGGGAGAAGGCTACTCGAACATTGTGCCTAGTCAGGCTGAAGCAAGAATAAACTTCAGGGTCGCTGCATCTCAAAACCCTCAGGATGTATATTATAGGTTTGAAAAGTTTGTTAAGGAAAACACTCCAGAATATGTTGATTGGGAGATAGTAAATCTAACAGAATTTACCAAGCCTGTACGAGTCGATCTTACTTCACCAAAGCATGTTGAGGTAAATGAGTTGCTTTCTGAAGTGTATGGCGAAGAGGTGCTAGTTGATTATTGCGGAGCTACAATCCCTGTAGTTGTTGATTTCAAAGAAGAGCTAGGAGTTGACCCGCTGCTTATCTCGCTTGGCAATGATGATTGCAACATGCATGGTCCAAATGAAAATTTTGATCTAGGCTTGGTCGAGAAGGCATTACATTTCTCGAAGCGCTTTTTCTCGAAAAACTAG
- a CDS encoding pyridoxamine 5'-phosphate oxidase family protein: MNPTVKAFLEKERVCGLTILQQDGSLHSAAMHFSLVEEPFQLYFSTDITTRKGSKVANEPTKAAFTIGFSEEEWKTLQIEGDIRVATDEEVPAIKEVHYSKNPGSKKFEGDPNTRFLILTPTWWRYTDFMKDPLEIIAA; encoded by the coding sequence ATGAATCCTACAGTAAAAGCATTTCTCGAGAAGGAACGTGTGTGCGGATTAACCATCTTGCAGCAAGATGGTTCATTACATTCAGCCGCCATGCATTTTTCATTAGTTGAAGAGCCTTTCCAGCTATATTTCTCGACAGATATAACCACTCGCAAAGGAAGCAAGGTGGCTAATGAGCCTACCAAAGCTGCATTTACCATCGGATTTTCGGAGGAAGAATGGAAAACATTGCAAATCGAAGGCGATATACGTGTCGCTACCGACGAAGAAGTTCCGGCCATCAAAGAGGTTCATTATTCAAAGAATCCTGGCTCGAAGAAGTTTGAAGGTGATCCAAACACCCGCTTTCTGATTCTAACACCAACCTGGTGGAGGTATACAGATTTCATGAAAGACCCGCTTGAGATTATTGCTGCTTAG
- a CDS encoding class I SAM-dependent methyltransferase, giving the protein MATKKSDRWDKEYSKIKQIPSSNTLHSSAALQRFLESEKTLKPGRALDLGSGNGRNSIHLARLGWGCVGLEFSEPAVDQANQNAKLHDLSDKVTFVHQSVAEEIKYPDASFDLILDMMVMHSLSLNEREKMMQSVKRLLKPGGFFLFYTLSAKGDEFERLVRDNPGKEVNSYKFYSKGHTVTEKAFTKEELEDMLKPLTLVELEARENVTKAFGGEFERVYWYGVATQPQASQ; this is encoded by the coding sequence ATGGCTACAAAGAAATCAGACCGTTGGGACAAAGAGTATAGTAAGATCAAGCAGATCCCCTCTTCAAACACGCTGCACTCATCAGCAGCACTTCAACGATTTCTTGAGAGTGAAAAGACACTCAAACCAGGTCGAGCTCTCGATCTAGGATCGGGTAACGGAAGAAACTCCATTCATTTGGCAAGGCTTGGGTGGGGATGTGTGGGGCTTGAGTTTTCGGAGCCAGCAGTAGATCAAGCGAATCAAAATGCAAAGCTACACGACCTCTCAGACAAAGTTACATTTGTTCATCAGAGCGTTGCAGAGGAGATTAAGTATCCAGATGCAAGCTTTGATCTAATCCTAGATATGATGGTGATGCATAGCCTCTCACTGAATGAGCGTGAAAAGATGATGCAGTCAGTCAAGCGATTGCTTAAGCCTGGCGGGTTTTTCCTGTTTTACACATTATCTGCGAAGGGAGACGAATTTGAAAGGCTGGTTAGAGATAATCCAGGTAAAGAAGTGAACTCATACAAGTTTTATAGCAAAGGGCATACTGTGACAGAGAAGGCATTTACGAAAGAGGAGCTGGAGGATATGTTAAAGCCGTTAACCCTAGTTGAGCTTGAGGCACGCGAAAATGTGACCAAGGCGTTCGGCGGTGAGTTCGAGCGGGTGTATTGGTACGGAGTTGCTACTCAGCCACAAGCCTCACAATAA
- a CDS encoding DUF454 family protein, which translates to MRAVYLTAGIVNVILAVIGTILPIMPTVIFLLLAVWFFTKVDKRFANWIYTRPFFIKTVEYMERVGFGKITQKIKASIEPDLASKQQ; encoded by the coding sequence ATGAGAGCAGTGTACCTAACAGCAGGAATAGTAAATGTGATTTTAGCGGTGATTGGCACGATTTTGCCTATTATGCCGACAGTTATTTTCTTACTACTTGCTGTATGGTTCTTCACAAAGGTCGATAAAAGATTCGCTAACTGGATCTATACAAGGCCATTCTTCATTAAAACCGTAGAGTATATGGAAAGGGTTGGTTTTGGGAAAATTACCCAAAAGATCAAAGCTAGCATCGAGCCTGATCTGGCTTCTAAGCAGCAATAA
- a CDS encoding ABC transporter ATP-binding protein → MSKKALEITNNQKDKQSLIKNSYWILKLSYVSEPFLVIASTVASIWNNSGALVRAFVLGLVIDWSIQYVNSPDNDLLILKSLSLFAVFFLFSGLMSVVRNYSANLIGLKLGRELPSRLLYEKLSRLDTAALEDSKVQNLINLYGQNDYLFRESTRKVHTLIGVTGAMLLAITPLFTQLPLVTMLAVLASIPALFVNRRELKKLWDLDKETLVSSRVAWGTVGMLSSPATLKEIRLLNAYQFIKSFFEEYMGKFHEEKSKIFKRWSNFDVLNTLLSCAVILVGLYQLIQLAALGEITIGGLTFLVGALTSISWTIDSFTANYADFAAENERITEVRKLLEWPEDDESMKKPIEKLIVPPTIDLQNISFKYPNASRYVIKNLNLKINPGEKIAIVGENGAGKTTLVKLISSIYPVTKGKILIDGEDLNNIKSASWYRNLGVLFQDFNKYEDLTAAQNIAIGRIDEEIKDEALIGSAKKADAYDFIMKFDDQFEQVLSERYEGGTRPSTGQWQKIAIARFFYRNAPILILDEPTAAIDAVAEANIFNRIYEFINGKTVIIISHRFSTVRNADRIIVFDKGEIVEEGSHDELMKLGGKYAHAFELQSKGYR, encoded by the coding sequence ATGTCTAAAAAGGCCTTAGAAATAACAAACAATCAAAAGGATAAGCAAAGTCTTATTAAAAATAGCTACTGGATTTTGAAGCTCAGTTATGTATCAGAGCCATTTTTGGTTATAGCCAGCACTGTAGCAAGCATATGGAACAACAGTGGCGCATTAGTGAGGGCATTCGTATTGGGTCTTGTCATCGATTGGAGTATTCAATATGTTAACTCACCAGATAACGACCTGCTGATTTTAAAATCGTTATCACTTTTTGCGGTCTTTTTTCTCTTTTCTGGCCTGATGAGTGTAGTACGAAACTATTCTGCTAATTTGATTGGGCTTAAGTTAGGCCGTGAATTACCCTCAAGACTTCTCTATGAGAAACTAAGTAGGCTTGATACAGCAGCCTTAGAAGATTCGAAGGTCCAAAATCTGATTAATCTGTATGGACAGAATGATTATCTTTTCAGAGAGTCTACGAGGAAGGTTCACACGCTCATTGGCGTAACAGGTGCAATGCTCTTAGCAATAACACCTCTGTTTACTCAGTTACCGTTAGTGACAATGTTGGCTGTACTCGCATCTATTCCTGCATTATTCGTTAATCGTCGTGAATTGAAGAAACTTTGGGATTTGGATAAGGAGACACTGGTATCAAGTAGAGTGGCTTGGGGTACGGTGGGCATGCTTAGTTCACCAGCCACTCTCAAGGAGATACGACTACTGAATGCTTATCAGTTTATTAAAAGCTTCTTCGAGGAGTACATGGGCAAGTTTCATGAAGAGAAATCGAAAATCTTTAAGAGATGGAGCAACTTTGATGTGCTGAATACGTTGTTATCATGCGCTGTCATATTAGTTGGTTTATACCAGCTGATCCAGCTTGCCGCTTTAGGTGAAATCACAATAGGAGGACTGACATTTCTTGTAGGCGCACTAACAAGTATTAGCTGGACGATCGACAGCTTTACAGCAAATTATGCTGATTTTGCAGCTGAAAATGAGCGAATTACTGAAGTTCGCAAACTTCTCGAGTGGCCTGAAGACGACGAATCAATGAAAAAACCAATCGAGAAGCTCATAGTCCCTCCAACAATCGACCTCCAGAACATCTCGTTTAAATACCCCAACGCAAGCCGCTATGTGATAAAGAACCTCAACCTTAAGATTAATCCTGGTGAGAAAATAGCCATCGTAGGTGAAAACGGTGCGGGAAAGACGACACTTGTTAAATTAATCAGCAGCATCTACCCCGTAACAAAGGGTAAAATACTGATCGATGGTGAGGATCTTAATAACATTAAATCGGCTTCATGGTATAGAAATCTTGGCGTGCTGTTTCAGGATTTCAATAAGTATGAAGACCTGACCGCCGCGCAGAATATTGCTATTGGCCGTATCGATGAGGAGATAAAAGATGAGGCATTGATAGGCTCAGCAAAGAAGGCTGATGCTTATGACTTTATCATGAAATTTGACGACCAATTTGAGCAGGTACTGAGCGAGCGATATGAGGGAGGTACTCGACCATCTACTGGTCAGTGGCAGAAGATTGCGATTGCGCGTTTCTTTTATCGCAATGCACCTATCCTGATACTTGACGAGCCAACAGCTGCAATTGATGCTGTAGCGGAAGCAAACATCTTCAATAGAATATATGAATTTATCAATGGCAAGACGGTCATTATTATCTCGCATCGTTTCTCTACTGTGAGGAATGCTGACAGGATTATTGTTTTTGATAAAGGGGAGATCGTCGAAGAGGGAAGCCATGATGAGCTGATGAAGCTTGGTGGGAAGTATGCTCATGCTTTTGAATTGCAGTCGAAGGGTTATAGATAG
- a CDS encoding DUF1761 domain-containing protein — MFNVLGVEVSLLAITLAVVANMVLGMLWYGPILGKQWVSLVGKKKEDLVMKPTDILVAIVMATLIAIGMNSILHFARDVSGLDYLQNVLVSAGMVATVFIIPVLGNEIVWEGRNPKLIALNWGHQFATYLVSGLVLGWFIYN, encoded by the coding sequence ATGTTTAACGTATTAGGTGTTGAGGTTAGTTTATTGGCAATTACCCTTGCAGTTGTTGCAAATATGGTATTGGGAATGCTTTGGTATGGACCTATCTTAGGAAAGCAGTGGGTGTCGCTAGTGGGTAAGAAAAAGGAAGATTTAGTTATGAAACCGACTGATATCTTGGTTGCTATTGTTATGGCAACATTGATAGCAATAGGTATGAACTCTATACTCCACTTTGCTCGAGATGTTTCAGGTCTGGACTATTTACAAAATGTGCTTGTATCAGCCGGAATGGTTGCAACCGTTTTCATAATCCCAGTATTGGGTAACGAAATTGTGTGGGAAGGTCGCAATCCAAAGCTGATCGCATTGAATTGGGGTCACCAATTTGCGACATATTTGGTATCGGGTCTGGTGCTGGGTTGGTTTATATACAATTAG
- a CDS encoding low affinity iron permease family protein — MNEVFRKSAHWVSNAMGNPWTFMLAFFVIVLWLVTGPLFGYSDTWQLVINTATTIVTFLMVFLIQNTQNREARAINLKLDELLRVMRAARNDLIDLENMSDEQLDSIEEQFKKLVAKRPTKKVA; from the coding sequence ATGAATGAGGTATTTAGGAAAAGCGCGCACTGGGTTTCAAATGCGATGGGCAACCCATGGACATTTATGCTAGCTTTCTTTGTAATTGTACTGTGGCTTGTCACCGGCCCGCTTTTTGGTTACTCAGATACTTGGCAACTGGTAATTAACACCGCCACAACGATTGTCACCTTTCTTATGGTCTTCCTGATCCAAAATACACAGAATCGCGAGGCGAGAGCGATCAACCTGAAACTAGACGAGCTGTTGCGTGTTATGCGCGCCGCCCGAAACGACCTAATTGACCTCGAAAATATGAGCGATGAGCAACTAGACTCCATAGAAGAGCAATTTAAGAAGCTAGTCGCAAAACGCCCAACAAAGAAGGTTGCCTAA
- a CDS encoding ABC transporter ATP-binding protein: MSFEVKEGEVVGFLGPNGAGKSTTIRCMMDFLRPTDGEVTIFGKNVLNGGKWIREEIGFLSGEVNLYNNWSGKEHIRLIKGVKHTKTVEKELVERLDFDQSKKVKQLSSGNKQKLGLILAFMHNPKLLMLDEPTTGLDPFLQQNVTQLVRERAEQGSTVFLSSHNLAEVERTCDRVIIIKEGKIVAMQSITELKRKKLYTAYVHFDGKPPKNSELESKGISVIRRVNNGYQIQVKGDIDPFLKELTKYKLSDVEILHASLEEIFLEFYQ; the protein is encoded by the coding sequence ATTTCTTTTGAGGTCAAGGAGGGTGAGGTAGTTGGCTTCCTCGGACCAAACGGTGCTGGCAAGAGTACTACCATCCGGTGCATGATGGATTTCCTACGACCCACAGATGGTGAGGTCACTATTTTCGGGAAGAATGTACTTAACGGGGGTAAGTGGATTCGCGAAGAGATAGGATTTCTCTCAGGTGAAGTCAATCTATACAATAACTGGAGTGGTAAGGAGCACATCCGTCTCATCAAAGGGGTAAAGCATACCAAGACCGTAGAGAAAGAGCTAGTTGAGCGGCTTGATTTCGACCAGAGCAAGAAGGTAAAGCAGCTGTCATCTGGTAACAAGCAGAAGCTCGGGCTCATTCTAGCCTTTATGCATAACCCAAAGTTGCTGATGCTGGACGAGCCGACGACAGGTCTCGATCCATTTCTTCAGCAAAATGTTACCCAATTGGTACGTGAGCGGGCAGAGCAGGGGAGTACCGTATTCCTCTCTTCGCACAACCTCGCCGAAGTTGAGCGCACATGTGACCGAGTCATCATCATTAAAGAAGGCAAAATCGTTGCAATGCAGTCAATCACAGAACTGAAGAGGAAAAAGCTTTATACTGCATATGTACATTTCGATGGTAAGCCGCCTAAGAACAGCGAGCTTGAAAGCAAAGGTATCTCAGTGATCCGAAGAGTAAACAACGGCTATCAGATACAGGTGAAAGGGGATATAGATCCATTTCTTAAAGAGCTGACCAAGTATAAGTTGAGCGATGTGGAGATACTGCATGCCTCATTGGAGGAGATATTTCTTGAATTTTATCAATAA
- a CDS encoding HAD-IA family hydrolase encodes MKAIFFDLDNTLYDYDSVDVIATEALFKEFQNDKKMEFEEFNRLYKESKDEIKRELVGSAASHNRILYIQRLTEKVHKTATPERILALYHAYWDTLIENMKLLDGVIELFKYLQDEGLKIIIVTNLTAYIQMRKIKTLGISEYVDDVITSEEAGFDKPHPSNFLLALHQSNLLPADVVMVGDNLLADIEGAKAVEVKTVWFKFGKHGAEEPKNPYQQPDYTVSSHMELMALIKSWREVVTA; translated from the coding sequence ATGAAGGCTATCTTTTTCGACCTCGATAATACTCTATATGACTATGATTCTGTAGATGTAATAGCAACTGAGGCGCTATTCAAGGAGTTTCAAAATGATAAGAAAATGGAGTTTGAGGAGTTTAATAGGCTTTACAAAGAATCAAAGGATGAAATCAAGCGGGAGCTAGTCGGATCTGCCGCTTCGCATAATAGGATTCTTTATATACAAAGGTTAACTGAAAAAGTGCATAAAACAGCTACTCCGGAAAGGATTTTAGCTCTTTACCATGCATACTGGGATACCCTTATTGAGAATATGAAGCTGCTTGATGGAGTCATTGAGCTGTTTAAGTACCTACAAGATGAAGGCTTAAAGATTATTATCGTTACAAACCTCACTGCCTACATACAGATGCGCAAAATCAAGACATTAGGTATCTCAGAATATGTCGATGACGTCATTACCAGTGAAGAGGCAGGTTTTGATAAGCCGCATCCCTCAAATTTCTTGCTGGCACTTCATCAATCCAACCTTCTACCCGCTGATGTCGTAATGGTTGGCGACAATCTGCTAGCCGATATTGAGGGTGCGAAAGCAGTCGAAGTTAAGACGGTATGGTTCAAATTTGGAAAGCATGGTGCGGAAGAGCCTAAGAACCCATATCAACAGCCTGATTACACTGTATCATCGCATATGGAGTTAATGGCATTGATTAAAAGCTGGAGAGAAGTCGTGACAGCCTAG
- a CDS encoding SAM-dependent methyltransferase: protein MSKTKYKGKFVSRGGEKLEHALREFNISVEGLVCADFGSSTGGFTDCLLQHGAAKVYSVDTGYGVLDYKLRTDPRVVVMERTNAMHVVIPEKVDLVTIDTSWTKQKNILKNAIANLKPEGMIISLIKPHYEAGGAELEAGKLDDEVAIGVVADLLGKIETLGLKVNGVPIESPIRGGRAGNMEYLITAIHSSYQQ from the coding sequence ATGAGCAAAACAAAATACAAAGGCAAGTTTGTCTCTAGGGGAGGGGAAAAATTAGAGCATGCGTTAAGAGAGTTTAATATTTCAGTCGAGGGATTGGTCTGCGCCGACTTTGGGAGCAGCACTGGCGGGTTTACCGATTGCCTTCTACAGCACGGAGCAGCCAAAGTCTACTCTGTTGATACCGGATATGGCGTGCTCGATTACAAGTTAAGAACCGATCCGCGTGTAGTCGTGATGGAGCGAACAAACGCTATGCACGTGGTAATTCCAGAGAAGGTTGACCTGGTGACAATTGACACGAGCTGGACTAAGCAAAAAAACATTTTGAAGAATGCGATAGCTAATCTGAAGCCAGAAGGTATGATTATCTCCCTAATAAAGCCGCATTATGAGGCAGGTGGAGCTGAGCTAGAAGCAGGAAAGCTTGATGATGAGGTCGCGATAGGTGTTGTCGCAGACCTACTTGGCAAAATTGAAACATTGGGACTAAAAGTAAACGGAGTCCCTATTGAATCACCAATACGCGGTGGTAGGGCAGGTAATATGGAGTATCTTATTACAGCAATTCACTCTAGTTACCAGCAGTAG
- a CDS encoding ABC transporter permease subunit, which yields MLAIFLSTIKSHWKTVAILLIVNLTFLFMFTSIWPSLLEQAEDLEQLYAAYPEEFLDALGATGNIFSNFESFLAVEHYSITWPLMMAILVIGMAGAAFAGEIERGTMDLLMSQPLRRIELFLSKFGAGVVVLAIFSLLTILMPIPLAAMFDIELNVSGHFALLALGLLFGLAVYCMGEMLSAMFASRGMVGAIMAGVLIVMYGISIVARLEESLEFLQYGSYFYYFDFMAALTGRTVDQLAVAVFALSSLVFTIIGVFAFNKRDL from the coding sequence ATGCTGGCGATTTTCTTAAGCACAATTAAATCTCACTGGAAAACTGTAGCTATCTTGCTGATCGTAAATCTCACTTTTCTCTTTATGTTTACCTCTATCTGGCCGTCACTTCTAGAGCAGGCAGAGGATCTTGAGCAGCTATATGCAGCCTATCCTGAAGAATTCCTAGATGCACTTGGCGCAACTGGGAATATTTTCTCAAACTTTGAGTCGTTCTTAGCGGTGGAGCATTACAGTATTACCTGGCCACTAATGATGGCGATCTTGGTCATAGGCATGGCAGGAGCCGCATTTGCCGGCGAGATCGAGCGGGGCACGATGGATCTACTGATGTCGCAACCTTTGAGGCGCATTGAGCTTTTTCTCTCGAAATTCGGAGCAGGGGTTGTGGTTTTAGCGATATTTTCGCTGCTCACTATACTGATGCCGATCCCACTAGCTGCGATGTTTGATATCGAGCTAAATGTGAGCGGGCACTTTGCATTGCTTGCATTGGGATTGCTATTCGGGCTGGCGGTGTACTGTATGGGAGAAATGTTGTCTGCGATGTTTGCTTCGCGTGGCATGGTTGGAGCGATAATGGCAGGAGTGTTGATAGTGATGTATGGGATATCGATAGTGGCTAGGCTTGAGGAGTCGTTGGAATTTCTCCAGTATGGGTCATACTTCTACTATTTTGACTTTATGGCAGCATTGACGGGGAGGACTGTGGATCAGCTTGCGGTGGCTGTGTTTGCGTTAAGTTCGCTGGTGTTTACCATAATTGGAGTCTTTGCCTTCAATAAGCGGGATTTATAA